In Zingiber officinale cultivar Zhangliang chromosome 3B, Zo_v1.1, whole genome shotgun sequence, a single window of DNA contains:
- the LOC121967167 gene encoding pentatricopeptide repeat-containing protein At1g10270-like, whose amino-acid sequence MSFRHLLRRSLRRGASDRYRPHFLSALSIPSRPFAFSSVEEAAAERRRLKRRLRIEPPIHRPNAPRPPRDPNAPRLPDSTSSLVGPRLNLHNRVQALIRRGDQDGASSTTRHAVFSSVRPTVFTCNAVLASMLRADRFDDVVALFTFFFTQSNIVPNVVSYNILINSHCNAGRVDVALDVYRHILDSAPFSPSYVTYRHLTKGLVDADRIQEAVDHLREMLNRGHAADSIVYNILMAGFIERGNMEKALDLFDELRERCLVYDGVVHSTLMEAYFKRGMDEDAMASYQSLLDRQFKMTPTTCNTLIETLLRHGKLTEAEKMFENMLDNHNPPFFFAINTDTYNLMVNQRFKEGKFMEAIDTFHRQPVKPCIMDVGCFNNIVGKLCENGMLQEAEKLFGEMPEKSVDPDATTYGFLVDACFKGGRTDNAVEYFEKMSKCNIESFRVDVDFYNMVFDGLVKAGRISQAVEIFEKMREKGSRPNLSSYEVLVTALCNAGNLDRGRELFEQMLQSGIIATPGFSVFLLDAFGKAGRGHEIEELLTGNVASQAHQVAV is encoded by the coding sequence ATGTCCTTCCGCCACCTCCTGCGTCGCTCTCTTCGCCGCGGCGCCTCCGATCGCTACCGCCCCCATTTTCTCTCTGCCCTTTCTATTCCATCCCGCCCCTTCGCCTTCTCCTCTGTCGAGGAGGCCGCCGCCGAGCGCCGCCGTCTCAAGCGCCGCCTTCGCATCGAACCCCCAATCCACCGCCCAAATGCCCCTCGCCCACCCCGAGACCCCAACGCCCCCCGCCTTCCGGACTCCACCTCCTCTCTCGTAGGCCCGCGCCTCAACCTCCACAACCGCGTCCAGGCCCTCATCCGCAGAGGCGATCAGGACGGCGCCTCCTCCACCACTCGCCATGCTGTTTTCTCCTCAGTCCGCCCCACGGTCTTCACCTGCAACGCCGTCCTCGCTTCCATGCTCCGCGCAGACCGCTTCGACGACGTCGTTGCcctcttcaccttcttcttcacccAATCCAACATCGTTCCCAACGTCGTTTCCTACAATATTCTGATTAACTCCCACTGCAACGCCGGTCGTGTTGATGTCGCCCTCGACGTCTACCGCCACATCCTGGACAGCGCTCCCTTTTCCCCCTCCTATGTCACCTATCGCCATCTCACCAAGGGCCTTGTTGACGCTGACCGCATCCAGGAGGCCGTGGACCACCTCCGAGAGATGCTTAACCGCGGCCATGCTGCTGACTCCATCGTCTACAACATTCTCATGGCCGGCTTCATTGAGCGCGGCAACATGGAGAAGGCTCTCGATCTATTCGATGAGCTCCGGGAGCGCTGTCTGGTCTATGATGGTGTCGTACATTCGACTTTGATGGAGGCCTACTTCAAGCGTGGAATGGACGAGGACGCCATGGCGTCGTATCAGTCGTTGCTTGACCGGCAGTTCAAGATGACTCCCACCACCTGCAACACCCTCATAGAGACCTTGCTGAGACACGGAAAGCTGACTGAGGCAGAAAAGATGTTTGAGAATATGCTAGACAACCACAACCCTCCTTTCTTCTTTGCGATCAACACAGACACTTATAACCTGATGGTGAACCAGCGTTTCAAGGAAGGGAAGTTCATGGAGGCCATCGACACATTCCATCGGCAGCCCGTGAAGCCATGTATCATGGACGTTGGTTGCTTCAATAATATCGTTGGTAAGCTCTGCGAGAATGGGATGCTTCAGGAAGCAGAGAAGTTGTTCGGAGAAATGCCTGAGAAGTCAGTTGACCCTGATGCAACGACTTATGGATTTCTAGTTGATGCCTGTTTCAAGGGTGGGAGGACGGATAATGCTGTTGAGTACTTTGAGAAGATGAGTAAATGCAATATAGAAAGCTTCAGAGTTGATGTGGACTTCTACAACATGGTGTTCGATGGACTGGTGAAGGCAGGAAGGATCAGTCAAGCAGTGGAGATTTTTGAGAAGATGCGGGAGAAAGGGAGCAGACCAAATCTGTCGAGTTATGAGGTTTTGGTTACTGCACTGTGTAACGCAGGAAATCTCGACAGAGGACGAGAGCTGTTCGAACAG